A single region of the Oreochromis niloticus isolate F11D_XX linkage group LG19, O_niloticus_UMD_NMBU, whole genome shotgun sequence genome encodes:
- the LOC109195912 gene encoding uncharacterized protein LOC109195912 encodes MAYVAVSRVTSLSGLYLLDMEEKKIFTNPEITAALENMRQANLDDMMPLLHVRQTLSRSEVFTIVHHNTEGLPAHINDIKSHHELCLADVLCLTETHLRGSFVAESLHLENYNLFKRNRHLSYTNFPQMANRSGGGVAVYVKSDIQVHEKQYIHNVTDLEFLALKVEAPVSALIVVVYRPPDYTLRPFLKNLPERCLHSGVMKTYHSYHDPVYCVLSCDDS; translated from the exons ATGGCCTACGTAGCTGTCAGTAgagtgacgtctctcagtggactgtATCTTCTTGatatggaggagaaaaaaatattcaccaaCCCAGAAATCACTGCAGCACTTGAGAACATGAGACAAGCCAACCTTGATGACATGATGCCTCTTCTACACGTGAGACAAACACTGAGCAGGTCAGAGGTTTTCACCATTGTTCACCATAATACAGAGGGACTGCCAGCTCACATTAATGACATCAAGAGTCACCATGAATTGTgtctagcagatgttttgtgcctaacagaaacacacctgCGGGGCTCTTTTGTCGCAGAGAGTCTCCACTTGGAAAATTACAAtttgttcaaacgcaacagacacctgtcctacacaaactttccccagatggcaaacagaagtggtggtggagttgctGTTTATGTGAAAAGTGACATTCAAGTGCATGAAAAACAGTACATCCATAATGTAACTGACCTTGAATTTCTGGCTTTAAAGGTTGAAGCACCAGTCAGTGCTCTGATTGTAGTTGTAtacagacctccagactacaCTCTGAGGCCATTCCTGAAAAACCTG CCAGAGCGATGTCTCCATTCTGGAGTCATGAAGACCTACCATAGTTACCATGACCctgtatactgtgtattgtCCTGTGATGATTCATGA